The following proteins are encoded in a genomic region of Glycine max cultivar Williams 82 chromosome 18, Glycine_max_v4.0, whole genome shotgun sequence:
- the LOC100805568 gene encoding uncharacterized protein isoform X2 produces the protein MLNEETKGVHDEESKDLDISVPVDLVAQSNGLQNTIQNSASLDVAYSERNESDGAAGSLQNEMISKDQIYVSESYDEQVVTDVGLGWKMVMHEESQRCYYWNIETGETSWEVPQVLAHADQLANDSIPHAFVNDKTKSAAVGDNSNVLSAVMQDTSSAFIIDCSLEATVASHKELYGHGSQINGGSVECTNQNQGSDVNGNELTRNDGHMSLSDKGHHSSVSKFGVEEQQLDIVFPSRLVEQSESLLERLKSLKKSKDNLQGQDFLSKYMLEIEIRLSDIRSLASYGSSLLPFWEHSDRKIKLLESLITDDLMQTGNSSHDEVEDVEDKLVPVSEELADQLNGMGHESEVDNNKNKGSLLTCDVSNESQVDASAAVLEDINNNISANGQHVPLSSSPGSHMETDVEINSKVEAIINPQEPIHKHGYNVGEDVDMDVDMEVEDMNSSGNTTVIDVPVANDSVHTDQLVQLNPPVDYHSVLPEEGEFVPPPPDDEWIPPPPPDNEHVPPPPPPDNDQVPPPPGDPLAPSYSVLPCYAETGQPLSYAQYSLYPGVAAEYYGQTAAEVPSSNIYGQIAMPPAQIYYNTAVPNIYSENPQFMINPTGTVAYYEVQDGAGSKSIPAININDSGVGEADWASCDSPSTSSSIHAPATVSVDEGVSLPPATAKSAAENNTSSLVPKAQTKVARNRKRAVAVGSSLKSNKKVSSLVDKWKAAKEELLEEEEEPDSVFEVLERKRQREIEEWHAKQIASGEAKDNANFQPLVGDWREKVKRRRAQAAKESVSTPQDAIEHNQQQHDLSEHSKGLPTNWQAYWDDSTKQVYYGNTITSETTWTRPTR, from the exons ATGCTTAATGAAGAG aCTAAGGGTGTACATGATGAAGAAtccaaagatttggacatcagTGTCCCAGTAGATCTTGTTGCTCAGAGTAATGGACTGCAAAATACAATACAAAATTCTGCTTCACTTGATGTTGCGTACagtgaaagaaatgaaagcGATGGTGCTGCTGGTAGTTTGCAAAATGAAATGATTTCCAAAGATCAAATATATGTTTCTGAAAGTTATGATGAACAAGTTGTCACTGATGTTggtttggggtggaagatggtGATGCACGAGGAAAGTCAACGGTGTTATTACTGGAACATTGAAACTGGGGAAACTTCATGGGAAGTGCCCCAGGTCTTGGCTCATGCGGATCAGTTGGCTAATGACTCAATACCTCATGCTTTTGTCAATGATAAAACAAAGAGTGCTGCTGTTGGTGATAATTCCAATGTGCTCTCCGCGGTGATGCAGGACACTTCTTCTGCTTTCATAATTGACTGTTCGCTGGAAGCCACAGTGGCTTCTCATAAAGAATTGTATGGTCACGGGTCCCAAATTAATGGTGGTAGTGTTGAATGTACAAATCAGAATCAAGGTTCTGATGTTAATGGAAATGAATTGACAAGAAATGATGGTCATATGAGTTTATCTGATAAGGGACACCATTCATCTGTTTCCAAGTTTGGTGTTGAAGAACAGCAATTGGACATTGTTTTTCCTTCTCGTCTTGTCGAACAAAGTGAGAGTTTGTTAGAGAGGCTGAAATCATTGAAAAA GTCAAAGGACAATCTGCAAGGCCAAGACTTCTTGTCAAAGTACATGCTAGAGATTGAGATTAGGCTCTCTGATATTAGGTCTCTTGCATCATATGGATCATCTTTGCTTCCATTCTGGGAGCATTCTGACAGAAAGATAAAATTGCTTGAAAGTTTGATCactgatgatttgatgcaaactGGTAATTCTTCACATGATGAAGTTGAGGATGTTGAGGATAAACTTGTCCCTGTCTCTGAAGAATTGGCTGACCAACTGAATGGCATGGGACATGAGTCCGAGGTAGATAATAATAAGAACAAAGGGAGCCTTCTTACTTGTGATGTTTCTAATGAATCTCAGGTTGATGCTTCGGCTGCAGTTCTAGAAGATATCAACAATAATATTTCTGCCAATGGTCAGCATGTTCCATTGTCTAGTTCTCCTGGTAGTCATATGGAAACAGATGTAGAAATTAATTCAAAGGTTGAAGCAATTATAAATCCTCAGGAACCAATTCATAAACATGGGTATAATGTTGGGGAAGATGTTGATATGGATGTGGACATGGAAGTCGAAGATATGAATTCCTCAGGCAATACTACTGTCATCGATGTACCTGTTGCAAACGATTCCGTGCACACAGATCAACTGGTTCAGTTGAATCCACCTGTTGACTACCATTCTGTGTTGCCTGAGGAGGGTGAATTTGTTCCTCCTCCTCCAGATGATGAATGGATTCCTCCTCCACCCCCTGATAATGAGCATGtgcctccaccaccaccgccagaCAATGATCAGGTGCCCCCTCCACCTGGTGACCCACTAGCACCTTCTTATAGTGTTCTCCCATGTTACGCAGAGACAGGGCAGCCCCTTTCTTATGCTCAATATAGTCTATATCCTGGTGTTGCTGCTGAATATTATGGGCAGACAGCTGCTGAAGTCCCAAGCAGTAATATATATGGACAAATTGCTATGCCACCTGCACAGATCTACTATAATACTGCAGTTCCTAACATTTATAGTGAAAATCCTCAATTTATGATCAATCCAACTGGCACTGTTGCTTATTATGAGGTTCAAGATG GAGCTGGTTCAAAGTCCATACCTGCTATCAATATTAATGATTCTGGTGTTGGTGAGGCTGACTGGGCATCTTGTGATTCTCCGTCCACCTCATCTAGCATCCATGCACCTGCAACTGTTTCAGTTGACGAAGGTGTCTCATTGCCTCCTGCTACTGCCAAATCTGCTGCAGAAAACAACACATCATCATTAGTTCCTAAAGCCCAAACAAAAG TTGCACGCAATAGGAAACGAGCAGTTGCAGTTGGATCCTCATTAAAATCTAATAAGAAGGTTTCAAGTTTAGTAGATAAG TGGAAGGCAGCTAAAGAGGAGTTGctcgaagaagaggaagaaccTGATAGTGTGTTTGAGGTCTTAGAAAGAAAGCGTCAAAGGGAAATAGAG GAGTGGCATGCCAAGCAAATTGCAAGTGGAGAGGCCAAAGATAATGCTAATTTTCAGCCTCTAGTTGGTGATTG gCGAGAGAAGGTCAAACGCAGGAGAGCACAAGCAGCAAAAGAATCTGTTAGTACACCGCAAGATGCAATTGAGCATAACCAGCAGCAACACGATCTGAGTGAACACTCTAAGGGTCTCCCAACTAATTGGCAG GCTTACTGGGATGATAGCACAAAGCAGGTTTATTATGGTAACACTATAACGTCCGAGACAACATGGACTAGGCCAACAAGATGA
- the LOC100817121 gene encoding protein YELLOW LEAF 1, choloroplastic isoform X2, producing the protein MLAISAIASLPVLPPVRRGGHCIEQNVVSTLSFPRRLQTTNNSISLSSTQFPFGRRARSTQPATIICAAALNARCGAEQTQTVTRQAPTITHVPGKEKSPQLDDGGTGFPPRDDDDGGGGGGGGGGNWSGGFFFFGFLAFLGFLKDKETEDTYRDDRRR; encoded by the exons ATGTTGGCTATTAGTGCAATTGCATCTTTGCCCGTATTACCACCAG TCAGAAGAGGTGGCCACTGCATTGAACAGAATGTTGTTTCCACATTGAGCTTTCCAAGACGACTACAGACAACTAATAATTCAATATCTCTGAGTAGTACACAGTTTCCATTCGGTAGAAGAGCTCGTTCTACGCAGCCAGCAACTATAATATGTGCTGCAGCTTTG AATGCAAGATGTGGTGCAGAGCAAACCCAAACTGTTACTCGCCAGGCTCCTACAATTACTCATGTTCCTG GCAAGGAGAAGTCACCACAACTCGACGATGGTGGAACTGGATTTCCGCCtcgtgatgatgatgatggtggtggtggaggaggtggAGGCGGAGGCAACTGGTCTGGTGGATTCTTCTTTTTTGGCTTTCTTGCTTTTCTTGGCTTCTTAAAGGATAAGGAAACTGAAGACACATACAGGGATGACCGAAGAAGGTGA
- the LOC100805568 gene encoding uncharacterized protein isoform X1 produces MGKRKERRRLAALGNAGRRVKLDLFAEPSGELGGSTLHGDAGGDTDSQHRDGSPNSPSSSGQQPQNPLLLLGQYSDDEGDAGSSKGLNDANVQSPMLNEETKGVHDEESKDLDISVPVDLVAQSNGLQNTIQNSASLDVAYSERNESDGAAGSLQNEMISKDQIYVSESYDEQVVTDVGLGWKMVMHEESQRCYYWNIETGETSWEVPQVLAHADQLANDSIPHAFVNDKTKSAAVGDNSNVLSAVMQDTSSAFIIDCSLEATVASHKELYGHGSQINGGSVECTNQNQGSDVNGNELTRNDGHMSLSDKGHHSSVSKFGVEEQQLDIVFPSRLVEQSESLLERLKSLKKSKDNLQGQDFLSKYMLEIEIRLSDIRSLASYGSSLLPFWEHSDRKIKLLESLITDDLMQTGNSSHDEVEDVEDKLVPVSEELADQLNGMGHESEVDNNKNKGSLLTCDVSNESQVDASAAVLEDINNNISANGQHVPLSSSPGSHMETDVEINSKVEAIINPQEPIHKHGYNVGEDVDMDVDMEVEDMNSSGNTTVIDVPVANDSVHTDQLVQLNPPVDYHSVLPEEGEFVPPPPDDEWIPPPPPDNEHVPPPPPPDNDQVPPPPGDPLAPSYSVLPCYAETGQPLSYAQYSLYPGVAAEYYGQTAAEVPSSNIYGQIAMPPAQIYYNTAVPNIYSENPQFMINPTGTVAYYEVQDGAGSKSIPAININDSGVGEADWASCDSPSTSSSIHAPATVSVDEGVSLPPATAKSAAENNTSSLVPKAQTKVARNRKRAVAVGSSLKSNKKVSSLVDKWKAAKEELLEEEEEPDSVFEVLERKRQREIEEWHAKQIASGEAKDNANFQPLVGDWREKVKRRRAQAAKESVSTPQDAIEHNQQQHDLSEHSKGLPTNWQAYWDDSTKQVYYGNTITSETTWTRPTR; encoded by the exons ATGGGGAAGAGAAAAGAGCGTCGCCGCCTCGCCGCTCTCGGCAACGCCGGTCGCAGAGTCAAACTCGATCTTTTCGCGGAACCCTCTG GAGAGTTGGGTGGCTCCACTCTACATggtgatgctggaggagatacTGATTCTCAACATCGTGATGGGTCACCCAATTCACCCTCTTCTTCAG GTCAACAACCACAGAATCCCCTGCTGTTACTTGGGCAATATAGTGATGATGAAGGGGATGCCGGATCAAGCAAAGGGCTTAATGATGCAAATGTGCAAAGTCCCATGCTTAATGAAGAG aCTAAGGGTGTACATGATGAAGAAtccaaagatttggacatcagTGTCCCAGTAGATCTTGTTGCTCAGAGTAATGGACTGCAAAATACAATACAAAATTCTGCTTCACTTGATGTTGCGTACagtgaaagaaatgaaagcGATGGTGCTGCTGGTAGTTTGCAAAATGAAATGATTTCCAAAGATCAAATATATGTTTCTGAAAGTTATGATGAACAAGTTGTCACTGATGTTggtttggggtggaagatggtGATGCACGAGGAAAGTCAACGGTGTTATTACTGGAACATTGAAACTGGGGAAACTTCATGGGAAGTGCCCCAGGTCTTGGCTCATGCGGATCAGTTGGCTAATGACTCAATACCTCATGCTTTTGTCAATGATAAAACAAAGAGTGCTGCTGTTGGTGATAATTCCAATGTGCTCTCCGCGGTGATGCAGGACACTTCTTCTGCTTTCATAATTGACTGTTCGCTGGAAGCCACAGTGGCTTCTCATAAAGAATTGTATGGTCACGGGTCCCAAATTAATGGTGGTAGTGTTGAATGTACAAATCAGAATCAAGGTTCTGATGTTAATGGAAATGAATTGACAAGAAATGATGGTCATATGAGTTTATCTGATAAGGGACACCATTCATCTGTTTCCAAGTTTGGTGTTGAAGAACAGCAATTGGACATTGTTTTTCCTTCTCGTCTTGTCGAACAAAGTGAGAGTTTGTTAGAGAGGCTGAAATCATTGAAAAA GTCAAAGGACAATCTGCAAGGCCAAGACTTCTTGTCAAAGTACATGCTAGAGATTGAGATTAGGCTCTCTGATATTAGGTCTCTTGCATCATATGGATCATCTTTGCTTCCATTCTGGGAGCATTCTGACAGAAAGATAAAATTGCTTGAAAGTTTGATCactgatgatttgatgcaaactGGTAATTCTTCACATGATGAAGTTGAGGATGTTGAGGATAAACTTGTCCCTGTCTCTGAAGAATTGGCTGACCAACTGAATGGCATGGGACATGAGTCCGAGGTAGATAATAATAAGAACAAAGGGAGCCTTCTTACTTGTGATGTTTCTAATGAATCTCAGGTTGATGCTTCGGCTGCAGTTCTAGAAGATATCAACAATAATATTTCTGCCAATGGTCAGCATGTTCCATTGTCTAGTTCTCCTGGTAGTCATATGGAAACAGATGTAGAAATTAATTCAAAGGTTGAAGCAATTATAAATCCTCAGGAACCAATTCATAAACATGGGTATAATGTTGGGGAAGATGTTGATATGGATGTGGACATGGAAGTCGAAGATATGAATTCCTCAGGCAATACTACTGTCATCGATGTACCTGTTGCAAACGATTCCGTGCACACAGATCAACTGGTTCAGTTGAATCCACCTGTTGACTACCATTCTGTGTTGCCTGAGGAGGGTGAATTTGTTCCTCCTCCTCCAGATGATGAATGGATTCCTCCTCCACCCCCTGATAATGAGCATGtgcctccaccaccaccgccagaCAATGATCAGGTGCCCCCTCCACCTGGTGACCCACTAGCACCTTCTTATAGTGTTCTCCCATGTTACGCAGAGACAGGGCAGCCCCTTTCTTATGCTCAATATAGTCTATATCCTGGTGTTGCTGCTGAATATTATGGGCAGACAGCTGCTGAAGTCCCAAGCAGTAATATATATGGACAAATTGCTATGCCACCTGCACAGATCTACTATAATACTGCAGTTCCTAACATTTATAGTGAAAATCCTCAATTTATGATCAATCCAACTGGCACTGTTGCTTATTATGAGGTTCAAGATG GAGCTGGTTCAAAGTCCATACCTGCTATCAATATTAATGATTCTGGTGTTGGTGAGGCTGACTGGGCATCTTGTGATTCTCCGTCCACCTCATCTAGCATCCATGCACCTGCAACTGTTTCAGTTGACGAAGGTGTCTCATTGCCTCCTGCTACTGCCAAATCTGCTGCAGAAAACAACACATCATCATTAGTTCCTAAAGCCCAAACAAAAG TTGCACGCAATAGGAAACGAGCAGTTGCAGTTGGATCCTCATTAAAATCTAATAAGAAGGTTTCAAGTTTAGTAGATAAG TGGAAGGCAGCTAAAGAGGAGTTGctcgaagaagaggaagaaccTGATAGTGTGTTTGAGGTCTTAGAAAGAAAGCGTCAAAGGGAAATAGAG GAGTGGCATGCCAAGCAAATTGCAAGTGGAGAGGCCAAAGATAATGCTAATTTTCAGCCTCTAGTTGGTGATTG gCGAGAGAAGGTCAAACGCAGGAGAGCACAAGCAGCAAAAGAATCTGTTAGTACACCGCAAGATGCAATTGAGCATAACCAGCAGCAACACGATCTGAGTGAACACTCTAAGGGTCTCCCAACTAATTGGCAG GCTTACTGGGATGATAGCACAAAGCAGGTTTATTATGGTAACACTATAACGTCCGAGACAACATGGACTAGGCCAACAAGATGA
- the LOC100817121 gene encoding protein YELLOW LEAF 1, choloroplastic isoform X1, with protein MVEKIIQFSKFHDVSEVIVFLYTVRRGGHCIEQNVVSTLSFPRRLQTTNNSISLSSTQFPFGRRARSTQPATIICAAALNARCGAEQTQTVTRQAPTITHVPGKEKSPQLDDGGTGFPPRDDDDGGGGGGGGGGNWSGGFFFFGFLAFLGFLKDKETEDTYRDDRRR; from the exons atggttgaaAAGATAATTCAATTTTCTAAATTCCATGATGTTAGTGAAGTGATTGTATTTTTGTACACAGTCAGAAGAGGTGGCCACTGCATTGAACAGAATGTTGTTTCCACATTGAGCTTTCCAAGACGACTACAGACAACTAATAATTCAATATCTCTGAGTAGTACACAGTTTCCATTCGGTAGAAGAGCTCGTTCTACGCAGCCAGCAACTATAATATGTGCTGCAGCTTTG AATGCAAGATGTGGTGCAGAGCAAACCCAAACTGTTACTCGCCAGGCTCCTACAATTACTCATGTTCCTG GCAAGGAGAAGTCACCACAACTCGACGATGGTGGAACTGGATTTCCGCCtcgtgatgatgatgatggtggtggtggaggaggtggAGGCGGAGGCAACTGGTCTGGTGGATTCTTCTTTTTTGGCTTTCTTGCTTTTCTTGGCTTCTTAAAGGATAAGGAAACTGAAGACACATACAGGGATGACCGAAGAAGGTGA